CATCGCAAGGATAAATTTCTCATCATGATTGCACCAGCATTCTAGAGAAATTTATGAGGGTTACGTATGGTTATCACCAATTTTAACGTTTACATATAACATATGTATGACATTTTATATATTAGGTGAGAATTGCCTCCAAAAAGTACTCAATCAGTAGCGTTCCTACTAATAAACTGAGGATGATAAAGGATACCAATAATGCCTTTTTCATATTATCGGTTGGTGAAGGCTAATTTTAAAGCCAGCAAGGTGAAGATTCCACCGGCTATTTTGTTCATGATACCTTCTGCATTTTTATTTCTATTGAACCAATGCCCCAATTTTCCTGCGACAAGACTAATGGAACTAAAGACGATAAAGGTACAAATAATAAAGATAAATCCCAAAACAAAGATTTGCAAGGTCATGCTACCGTTTTTAATATCTGTAAATTGCGGTAAAAATGCCAAAAAGAAAATAGAGACTTTTGGATTGGTAATATTCATGAAAATACCACGACGATAAAGCTTGAAATAGCTCATTTTAGAGTGATTGGCATTGAAATGATGGGAAGCACCACTTTTAAAAGAAAGATAAGCAAGATAGAGTAGATAGGCCGCACCGATGTATTTGAGGATATCAAATGCCAATTGTGAAGTTTGGAAGATGGCCGCTACTCCCAATGCGACGGCAGTCGTGTGGACGATCAATCCCGTACAAAGTCCCATCGTGACAAAAATACCAGGTTTTGAGCCTTTGCTCATTGATTGGGTTAAAACAAAAATATTGTCAGGTCCAGGAGCCAGAGCTAAAAGGGCGGATGCTGTAACAAACAAGATAAGCGTATCAAGCGGAAATAACATAAAAATCCTTTTTTTCTTAATTGTAACAAAATAAGATTTATACCATGTTGAGATTCACGCAATGGGATGCACTCTTTAATACCTTTTTGATGTAACGTAGCCTATAATTTCAAAAGACCTT
This genomic window from Sulfurospirillum sp. 1612 contains:
- a CDS encoding LysE family translocator; the encoded protein is MLFPLDTLILFVTASALLALAPGPDNIFVLTQSMSKGSKPGIFVTMGLCTGLIVHTTAVALGVAAIFQTSQLAFDILKYIGAAYLLYLAYLSFKSGASHHFNANHSKMSYFKLYRRGIFMNITNPKVSIFFLAFLPQFTDIKNGSMTLQIFVLGFIFIICTFIVFSSISLVAGKLGHWFNRNKNAEGIMNKIAGGIFTLLALKLAFTNR